gtagtcagCCAGACAAATCACTGCCCTGACTACAGTAGCGCAGAGGTATGCTTCTCCTTCAGGTGGCTCACGGAGCATGTCAGGAAACTCACTCAGTCACTCTTTCAACAGAGAGCATTAGGGAAAGTTGGCAGGCTCCGTAGTTTACCATTAAAACCTAATTGATTCTGTCTATCTGTGTTTTCTCGGGCAGGTATATTTTGGAACTTCACACCCAAGATCCTATATCTCTGCCAATGTGACTGGCTTCAAATGTTTGATGAGGAAGGATGTGCTAGATCAGGCAGGAGGGCTTATAGCCTTTGCTCAGTACATTGCTGAAGATTACTTTATGGCCAAAGCAATAGCGGACAGGTAAGAGACCTAAAGTATTTTCAGTATCCAGCGAATTCTAATGGCTTATTCTTTCTGTTCCAACCATGGATTTGGGCTGTTTTATTTGATTCTGCTAGTGAGTACAAAGGTTAGTAATTTTGGCAGAGCATTCACATCCAATATCTGTTGGTACTAATAAAGCAAataccttcctctgcttccttcagaTGCTGTAGTTTGAAGTGGTTGACAGGAAGCTTTTGAGAGAATGAAGGTAGAAAGTTAGAAAAATTAAAGCTCTTGGTGTAATCATAAGTCAATGggtgcatttttttaaaagcatcatttgAAACTAAACTTTCTACTTTTTAGTTTGTaggtatgagtgttttacctgtatgtgtatacaacgtgtgtgtgtgtgtgtgtgtgtgtgtgtgtgtgtgtgtgtgtgcgtgcgtgcgtgcgtgtgtgtgtgtgtgtgtgtgtgtgtgtgtgtgtgtgtgtgtgtctggcaggCATCcttggaggtgagaagagggcatttgatctcctggaactggagttcctgGTAGCTGTGATaggctaccatgtgggtactagtaGCTGAATCTGGGCCCTCTATAAGAGTGACAACTGCTCTtaaactcctgagccatctctccagtccaaaacTTGGAAATTTCTTAGTGCATTATTTCATACTTTGCCACCTCATCATTTAGCATTCCTCTGTCACAGAAAATTTATTTGGGTTTAAAGGAGATGACTGCCCTGTGTGATTTCTTATTTAAAGAATGTTTTGATAAGAGCATATTTGAAGTTCTTCCATATGGTGCTTAGAAAGTTCACGGTTACCTAATGAGACCCAGTCCATTTGGTCACTTTTcttgtagaacacacacacaggaattggTTAGAGACAAACTGTTGAGTAGAGAACTCTCTCACTGCGAATGTTGAAAATGGCTGCACTTAAGTTTCTTAAACTATAAGCCTAGGGGATGTGGCTCCTTGTGGCTGGAATGTGATACCACGGAGGGCTGATGCAATGGCTGAAGAGCATTCAGAGCATTAGTTCCTCATCTCTGAGGACCGGGCTCGCCCTGAATACCAGCCGCAGCTTACACTTACAGTGATTAATGAGTGCAGAACCAGTCAGGCTTGAATGTGTCTGTCAACACAAACATAGATCATATTATAATTATCTTCATTTTCAGAGGTTGGAGGTTTTCAATGTCTACTCAAGTTGCCATGCAAAACTCTGGTTCATACTCAATTTCTCAGTTTCAATCCAGAATGATCAGGTAAATCAATAAACTATCATTTTATGAAAGgaatgtgtgatgtgtgcatgtgcttcatgattttatgtgtgtgtgtgtgtgtgtgtgtgtgtgtgtatatatatatatatatatatatatatatatatatatttaaaatgcatatgATGCCAGGTGTCATGGCACATGcatttaaccccagtacttgggagaaaTAGGCTatcgaatctctgagttcaaggtcagcctggtttacatagtgtgTTCCAGAATAGAGTAGCCAGAGCTATGTAATAGTCTTTGGGGAAAAAAGATTAATTTGCTTCCAGAAAAGTCTGTTCtgtattaagagaaattaaatgcctaaatgatttttctttaataattctgaaatttaaaaaaaaaaaaagatattgaaacTAAAACTCtttagaaatagaaactaaactgGTCAGAGTATAGACCATGTAAATGaatatatagatatttttatttactaaataaaaatagaaaagagattCATAGAAGCAAATCTGAGAAAGGAAGGCTAGGATGTATCTGAGTTGAAAGACTGCTTTCCTGGCACACAGACAGCCCTGGAtgtcaccacccacccacccctgcacaGCTTACttacactgggtgtggtggcaccaacacttgggagaaagaaacaaagaatccGGAACTGAAAGTCATCTTCCACTGCCTAagtagtttgaagccagcctgggctacatgagagaccctgtcttaacaatacataaataaaattaaaactgtctCAAAGAGGATAGTCTTTCTATGTCAAGGTTGatcatgtgtgtgagagtggcTGGCAGGGTTCAGGATGGTGCTGGTGCAGGTGTTTGGTGAGGGTTGCTCAGTTAGTTTTGTAAGCATGCTGTTGTCTTaaaatcctttttgtttgtttgtttcttcaggtGGACCAAATTGAGAATTAACATGGTTCCTGCAACAATAATTTGTGAGCCAATTTCAGAATGCTTTGTTGCCAGTTTAATTATTGGGTGGGCAGCCCACCNTGTGTTCAGATGGGATATCATGGTCTTCTTCATGTGCCACTGCCTGGCATGGTTTATATTTGANTACATTCAACTCAGGGGTGTCCAGGTATGTGGGTGCACAAGAAAGGGTTCTCAGTAATCTGGGGAGGGAGCAGAACTATTTCAGTTTAGAAAAGGCTGAAGAGAGACCGAATGGTCTTCAGCTTCGCATCGAAGAGTAGACTGAGACAGGAGACTAAGGGACTTGGAGTTAGTTCAGAAAAATGATGTGAAGGAAATATTCAAGCCGAGCCTGCAGTTGTTCTTCACACTGCTTTTACTAATGATAATCACTTTTTATAGACAGACAGGATGGCAGTTAAGTCACCCAAGGAGACACCTTTGATTTCAGTGGTGCCAACAGTGGGGTGGGGTCCCAGGAGCGCATAGactccttcccccaactccccgtgtgtgtgtgtgtgtgtgtgtgtgtgtgtgtgtgtgtgagagagagagagagagatcactgtgCTTGGATGTGCACGCTTGTTCTTCCTCCTACCAGGTGGTTTCTGGGGCTTGAGCTTGAGTCATCAGGCTTCCTtgtggagccatctcaccagcctgagaatTTCATTCTTTGCACCTTTAATCTGACAGGAAGtcaattgatttttatttttaattctcaggGTGGCACACTGTGTTTTTCAAAACTTGATTATGCTGTGGCCTGGTTCATCCGTGAATCCATGACAATCTACATTTTCCTGTCGGCATTATGGGACCCTACTATAAGCTGGAGAACTGGCCGCTACAGGTTGCGCTGCGGAGGAACGGCAGAGGAGATCCTGGATGTGTAACAAGACCTCTGGGNCTGACTGTGCACAGGACAGAATGGAAGTGTTATAAATTATGTTTATAGAGACACTTTCAAGGACCTCCCTTCAGTGGTTTATCACATGTATGTTTTGGTATCTGCTCTTTAATTTATTTGCATGGCACTTGCATCtgtgaaaagcaaaaaaacaaaaacaaaacatgtctgTAGTCTTGGCCAAATAGTATATCTTNNNNNNNNNNNNNNNNNNNNNNNNNNNNNNNNNNNNNNNNNNNNNNNNNNNNNNNNNNNNNNNNNNNNNNNNNNNNNNNNNNNNNNNNNNNNNNNNNNNNNNNNNNNNNNNNNNNNNNNNNNNNNNNNNNNNNNNNNNNNNNNNNNNNNNNNNNNNNNNNNNNNNNNNNNNNNNNNNNNNNNNNNNNNNNNNNNNNNNNNNNNNNNNNNNNNNNNNNNNNNNNNNNNNNNNNNNNNNNNNNNNNNNNNNNNNNNNNNNNNNNNNNNNNNNNNNNNNNNNNNNNNNNNNNNNNNNNNNNNNNNNNNNNNNNNNNNNNNNNNNNNNNNNNNNNNNNNNNNNNNNNNNNNNNNNNNNNNNNNNNNNNNNNNNNNNNNNNNNNNNNNNNNNNNNNNNNNNNNNNNNNNNNNNNNNNNNNNNNNNNNNNNNNNNNNNNNNNNNNNNNNNNNNNNNNNNNNNNNNNNNNNNNNNNNNNNNNNNNNNNNNNNNNNNNNNNNNNNNNNNNNNNNNNNNNNNNNNNNNNgtttttgttttttggtctcaTTACAATGAACCCAAAGTGGTTGAGATTGGTTTTTAATGGTAACCATGATTTGAAGGCATCTTTTGGACCAACTGTCGTTGGTTCTGTCTTGAACCATATTAATCACTGTGCTGTAATTAGGAGAGCTGAATCTTTCCttccctggcttgcccagcctgcctCATCTTTCCTTCGCTTTTTTCCAGGGGTGATGTTGTACAAGTCCAAGTGGATGTTTTATAGTGTAAGGAAAATGCATTTCAGACACAGTGACACAGGAGCTATTTTCTTACCCAGTATGTCTGTATTGTTAATAAGAATGTAATTTCATGNTACAAgtatttaatatcttttttaaGTGAGTAAAAATATTCTAGCTATTGGCAAATAAATTGCAGTAGACAATTAGAGGATATGATGAGattgatttttttgggggggggttggattcgagacagggtttctctgtgtagccctggctgtcctggaattcactttgtagaccaggctggcctcNNNNNNNNNNNACTATAACAGTCTAGTCTTATTTAAATTGGATTTTTGTATTCAGTTTGTATGACAGTAGACTAGGCCAGCCTAGCTGTAAATGCATGCTacactttcctctctccatcatgCAGCTAAGCTTGCTTGTTAGCCTGTGCTTAACTTGTGGTGAACTggacttttgtttaaaataagcaaaaatgtaAGGGGCAGTGCATCGGCCTTTTCCTCCTGTCTTAAGTAGAATTTTGCTTCTGAATTTGAGGGCATGTTATCCGTCTGATGCTTGCtgttaaccccagcactgtggcaGCTTCACATCCTGTGTTACTATGGCTTCCATCTCAGCACAGTGCGTAGCCTATTAGCAATAACTTCCTATTTATAGAGAACATTTTCATCTTACTGAGCCAGCCCATTTGCCTAACGACTATCAGACAGTCTAAATNGCAATATAActgtaaatgtgtatatactATAAATACACAATATACTTACATTTTTCTGGGCCAAACAgtgtttcctttcccctctttcccttcccctcctctcccctctcttgcCTTATGATGAATTTGTTtgagggcattttcttcatgAGCAAAGGCTTGGATGCATATTCCtaggtttgttggttttttctttctgtgaaatgGGTATTATTATCCCCGCGGAGAGCTGCGCAGTGAGAACCAGTCTAGTTATGACCCACTACgtgtttgttttttacatgaCTCTTTCATGAGTGGCGTTTTGCTGA
Above is a window of Mus pahari chromosome 6, PAHARI_EIJ_v1.1, whole genome shotgun sequence DNA encoding:
- the Ugcg gene encoding ceramide glucosyltransferase; this translates as MALLDLAQEGMALFGFVLFVVLWLMHFMSIIYTRLHLNKKATDKQPYSKLPGVSLLKPLKGVDPNLINNLETFFELDYPKYEVLLCVQDHDDPAIDVCKKLLGKYPNVDARLFIGGKKVGINPKINNLMPAYEVAKYDLIWICDSGIRVIPDTLTDMVNQMTEKVGLVHGLPYVADRQGFAATLEQVYFGTSHPRSYISANVTGFKCLMRKDVLDQAGGLIAFAQYIAEDYFMAKAIADRGWRFSMSTQVAMQNSGSYSISQFQSRMIRWTKLRINMVPATIICEPISECFVASLIIGWAAHXVFRWDIMVFFMCHCLAWFIFXYIQLRGVQGGTLCFSKLDYAVAWFIRESMTIYIFLSALWDPTISWRTGRYRLRCGGTAEEILDV